Below is a window of Candidatus Methanomethylicota archaeon DNA.
CATAACGGATCTATCAACATACATACTCTCCAAGCTTGACATTGAAATACCGGGAACTTATAGGGAAATTGTTGAGAAAATTTATGCTACAGGCATAATTGACGAAAACCTCAAACGAAAACTGTCAGATATCGTTGGATTGAGGAACATAATAGTTCACATGTATGCAGACATAAAGGCAGAAATGATCTACGAAAATCTAGATGAAATGATAACAACACTTGAGAAATCAGCAAAGAAACTACTAGAATTCTGCAGAGAGAAAAAGATAGATCCTTAAAAGACATACATTAATGTTGGCTTCATCCCCCTTCACATACTTCCCCTCATTATAATGAAACTTAGGAAGTCTCCTTTAACAGCCCCAATCCATTTATACTTCTTCCCATCTCATTAGGTATGAGGATATTTGAGAAGATAGATTTCCCAAGAGATTATGGTGTTAACTTACTAGTCGAACTTATTGGGAGAACTTTAATTGACGTGATAATGATTCTCAGCATCATGACAATCATTTCGACAATAGGTGGTTCACGCAATTTTGATGTTTAATATTACTCGACGAATATCCTCTGCTTTATCGCCGAAATTGTAAAGAACGTTGCATAAACTATGACTATTATAGTTGGTATGAATATTGGAATTCCAATCCCTGTACTTATCCCTACCAAATGTAGTGCTACCAGTTTTAAGGATACTGTTGGTAGGAGTATGCTTATCAGCTGTATGCTGGGGGGTAGAATGGATATTGGGTATATTACTGGTGGCAGTATTATGAGGAGTAAGTTTAGGAGATTGGCGGTGCTGGAGATTTTAAATGGGTCTGCAAGTTTACTATATACGTAGAGACCGAATGTTATTCCAGTAATCCATGCCACTATTATTGATGCTATTAAGAGTATTAGTGATGCTGGATTTATGCTTGATATGAGTATCATGATTACAGTTACTATGGTTGCTGGTAGCACTATGATTATTAAATGTGCCAGTGCAGCTGCAATTGCAAATTCTATTGGTTTTAGGGGGCTTGCTATGAACATATCCATTAACCTCCACGCCTTGTAGGAGCCGAGCTTCCTAGCTAATGCAAATGAACCAGAACTCCACGCTATAACTATGAGAATGCCTATAAGGGATTCAACCCCTCTCCCAGTTCCAAGGTGAACTATCATAAACATTATTAGTGGTATTATTAAGTCGCTTACAAATGCTAATGGCTCCTTCAAGTAGCTACGAGTCATAAATACTGTTGCACCAATAACTCTATTTATCGCCACAACCCTTCACCCTCATTATGAAGAGATCTTCAAGCGATGTGCTTTTCACAGCGAAACTCAATCCACGATCCACCAAGAACCCTAACAGTTTAGACAATTCAGCATTACTCTCCACATATATAGCCTTCCCCTCATCAGTTTCAATGAAGCTAACATCAATTTGGCTTATATCAGCAAACTTCTCCAAAACCACCTTATACCTATACTTAACTTTCCTTAATAGTTCAAGTGGATTACCCATTTCAATGATTCTACCTCTATTTATCATTATTAATAGATCACTCAAAACTTCAGCTTCCTCCATGTAATGTGTTGTTAAAAAGATTAGGGAATTCTTGGAAACTTCCCTAAGA
It encodes the following:
- a CDS encoding DUF86 domain-containing protein, whose translation is MKPNMLKRLERFNRGIEILNELKRYGREEFCRDVKVLSIAERNLQVCTEFITDLSTYILSKLDIEIPGTYREIVEKIYATGIIDENLKRKLSDIVGLRNIIVHMYADIKAEMIYENLDEMITTLEKSAKKLLEFCREKKIDP
- a CDS encoding ABC transporter permease; this translates as MAINRVIGATVFMTRSYLKEPLAFVSDLIIPLIMFMIVHLGTGRGVESLIGILIVIAWSSGSFALARKLGSYKAWRLMDMFIASPLKPIEFAIAAALAHLIIIVLPATIVTVIMILISSINPASLILLIASIIVAWITGITFGLYVYSKLADPFKISSTANLLNLLLIILPPVIYPISILPPSIQLISILLPTVSLKLVALHLVGISTGIGIPIFIPTIIVIVYATFFTISAIKQRIFVE